In one Silene latifolia isolate original U9 population chromosome 10, ASM4854445v1, whole genome shotgun sequence genomic region, the following are encoded:
- the LOC141605270 gene encoding uncharacterized protein LOC141605270 isoform X1, which yields MSTDRSPEQINRNGNGNPASWNSKGDSSLHNSQEQNAAELTAKAREQEREVSLLRSQIAQAYIKEMQLLNEKYALERKYSDLRMAMDERQKESISSDLKDLADRRSDLNEYVRLTNDLKDVEDERYIFMTSLLGLLAEHGIWPNVTNASSISMYVKHVYDVLQWKTEEKTKELSSIHGMNAPNQYYEDNSLFSTRSPYTPGRETGVPSPGNYKPKDHLPASNNTPQYAHDDYSRDTGLLILNDEGPGIEGFQIIGEAKPGCKLLGCGYPVRGTSLCIFQWLRHLQDGTRHYIEGATNPEYVVTADDIDKYIAVECIPMDENGRQGDIVRRVANDQNKITCDPEMQEEIDSYVSRGQAQFIVLVLFGSLEQWEAATFILHRSGFQVKNNETGAIQIAEKFSENLSIKIPGGLSAQFVVTCSDGNSHPFKTYNDLRMRDTIVLTIRMFQSKALDDRRKGKAHS from the exons ATGTCTACTGATAGAAGTCCGGAGCAAATAAACAG GAATGGTAATGGTAATCCTGCTTCGTGGAACTCAAAAGGAGATTCCAGCCTACATAACTCTCAGGAGCAAAACGCGGCG GAACTTACTGCAAAAGCCAGGGAACAAGAACGTGAGGTCTCCTTGCTAAGGAGTCAAATAGCTCAAGCCTACATCAAG GAGATGCAGTTACTGAATGAGAAATATGCACTGGAGAGAAAATATTCTGACTTGCGTATG GCCATGGACGAGAGGCAAAAGGAAAGTATAAGTTCAGACTTGAAAGATCTAGCTGACAGAAGAAGTGATCTTAATGAGTATGTGAGATTGACAAATGATTTGAAG gATGTAGAAGATGAGAGATATATCTTCATGACTTCATTGCTTGGATTATTGGCAGAGCATGGCATATGGCCCAATGTGACAAATGCCTCGTCCATTTCCATGTATGTCAAG CATGTATATGATGTATTGCAGTGGAAGACTGAG GAAAAGACAAAGGAATTGAGCTCTATCCACGGAATGAACGCCCCGAATCAATACTACGAGGACAACTCTCTATTCAGTACTCGGTCTCCTTACACCCCCGGG AGGGAAACAGGAGTGCCTTCACCCGGTAATTATAAACCTAAAGACCACTTGCCAGCCTCCAATAATACACCACAATATGCGCATGATGACTATAGTAGGGATACTGGGCTGTTGATACTGAACG aCGAGGGCCCTGGAATAGAAGGTTTTCAAATCATTGGTGAGGCTAAGCCAGGATGCAAGCTTCTTGGTTGTGGATACCCAGTACGAGGAACTTCTCTCTGCATCTTTCAG TGGCTTCGTCATCTCCAAGATGGTACCAGGCACTACATTGAGG GTGCTACCAACCCCGAGTATGTTGTAACAGCAGATGACATTGACAAATATATTGCTGTTGAGTGCATACCAATGGATGAGAATGGCCGCCAG GGGGATATAGTAAGACGCGTCGCCAATGATCAGAACAAAATAACATGCG ACCCAGAAATGCAAGAGGAGATTGATTCATATGTTTCTAGAGGTCAAGCTCAATTCATCGTTTTGGTGCTG TTTGGGTCATTGGAGCAATGGGAAGCAGCCACTTTCATTTTGCATCGGTCTGGCTTTCAAGTTAAGAACAACGAAACAGGAGCTATTCAAATTGCTGAGAAGTTCTCTGAGAATTTGTCG ATCAAGATTCCAGGAGGATTGTCAGCACAGTTCGTTGTAACATGCTCTGATGGAAATTCACACCCTTTTAAAACCTACAATGACCTTAG AATGCGGGATACTATTGTGCTAACTATAAGAATGTTCCAAAGCAAG GCTCTGGATGACAGGAGGAAAGGAAAGGCTCATTCTTGA
- the LOC141605270 gene encoding uncharacterized protein LOC141605270 isoform X2, whose protein sequence is MRNMHWRENILTCAMDERQKESISSDLKDLADRRSDLNEYVRLTNDLKDVEDERYIFMTSLLGLLAEHGIWPNVTNASSISMYVKHVYDVLQWKTEEKTKELSSIHGMNAPNQYYEDNSLFSTRSPYTPGRETGVPSPGNYKPKDHLPASNNTPQYAHDDYSRDTGLLILNDEGPGIEGFQIIGEAKPGCKLLGCGYPVRGTSLCIFQWLRHLQDGTRHYIEGATNPEYVVTADDIDKYIAVECIPMDENGRQGDIVRRVANDQNKITCDPEMQEEIDSYVSRGQAQFIVLVLFGSLEQWEAATFILHRSGFQVKNNETGAIQIAEKFSENLSIKIPGGLSAQFVVTCSDGNSHPFKTYNDLRMRDTIVLTIRMFQSKALDDRRKGKAHS, encoded by the exons ATGAGAAATATGCACTGGAGAGAAAATATTCTGACTTGC GCCATGGACGAGAGGCAAAAGGAAAGTATAAGTTCAGACTTGAAAGATCTAGCTGACAGAAGAAGTGATCTTAATGAGTATGTGAGATTGACAAATGATTTGAAG gATGTAGAAGATGAGAGATATATCTTCATGACTTCATTGCTTGGATTATTGGCAGAGCATGGCATATGGCCCAATGTGACAAATGCCTCGTCCATTTCCATGTATGTCAAG CATGTATATGATGTATTGCAGTGGAAGACTGAG GAAAAGACAAAGGAATTGAGCTCTATCCACGGAATGAACGCCCCGAATCAATACTACGAGGACAACTCTCTATTCAGTACTCGGTCTCCTTACACCCCCGGG AGGGAAACAGGAGTGCCTTCACCCGGTAATTATAAACCTAAAGACCACTTGCCAGCCTCCAATAATACACCACAATATGCGCATGATGACTATAGTAGGGATACTGGGCTGTTGATACTGAACG aCGAGGGCCCTGGAATAGAAGGTTTTCAAATCATTGGTGAGGCTAAGCCAGGATGCAAGCTTCTTGGTTGTGGATACCCAGTACGAGGAACTTCTCTCTGCATCTTTCAG TGGCTTCGTCATCTCCAAGATGGTACCAGGCACTACATTGAGG GTGCTACCAACCCCGAGTATGTTGTAACAGCAGATGACATTGACAAATATATTGCTGTTGAGTGCATACCAATGGATGAGAATGGCCGCCAG GGGGATATAGTAAGACGCGTCGCCAATGATCAGAACAAAATAACATGCG ACCCAGAAATGCAAGAGGAGATTGATTCATATGTTTCTAGAGGTCAAGCTCAATTCATCGTTTTGGTGCTG TTTGGGTCATTGGAGCAATGGGAAGCAGCCACTTTCATTTTGCATCGGTCTGGCTTTCAAGTTAAGAACAACGAAACAGGAGCTATTCAAATTGCTGAGAAGTTCTCTGAGAATTTGTCG ATCAAGATTCCAGGAGGATTGTCAGCACAGTTCGTTGTAACATGCTCTGATGGAAATTCACACCCTTTTAAAACCTACAATGACCTTAG AATGCGGGATACTATTGTGCTAACTATAAGAATGTTCCAAAGCAAG GCTCTGGATGACAGGAGGAAAGGAAAGGCTCATTCTTGA
- the LOC141607210 gene encoding ferredoxin--NADP reductase, root isozyme 2, chloroplastic-like, whose product MQVPTYKFKGLAWLFLGVANNDSLLYDEEFTKYLQDHPENFRYDKALSREQNNKKGRKIYVQDKIEEYSDEIFKLLDNGAHIYFCGLKGMMPGIQDTLKRVA is encoded by the coding sequence ATGCAAGTTCCCACATACAAGTTCAAAGGCCTTGCTTGGCTTTTCCTCGGGGTGGCCAATAATGACAGTCTTTTATACGACGAAGAATTCACTAAATATTTACAAGACCACCCGGAAAATTTCCGTTATGACAAGGCTCTTAGCAGAGAGCAAAACAACAAGAAAGGCAGAAAAATTTATGTTCAGGACAAGATCGAGGAGTATAGTGATGAAATCTTTAAGCTGCTCGACAATGGGGCTCACATTTACTTCTGTGGGCTGAAAGGAATGATGCCCGGGATTCAAGATACCCTGAAGAGAGTTGCTTAG
- the LOC141605271 gene encoding ferredoxin--NADP reductase, root isozyme, chloroplastic-like, translated as MAHSAIAKISVAAPVTNDYFVKGSTYKTSNVSFGSKSWAAAYTVDLRKNSRLRNQSVVCMSVQQTATPKVAVTPLHLEETKEPPMHLYKAKEPYTATIVSVDRIVGPKAPGETCHIVIDHDGNVPYWEGQSYGVIPPGENPKKPGNPHNVRLYSIASTRYGDNFDGKTASLCVRRAVYYDPETGKEDPSKNGICSNFLCNAKPGDKVQIAGPSGKVMLLPEEDPAATHIMIATGTGVAPYRGYLRRMFMENVPTYKFKGLAWLFLGVANNDSLLYDEEFTKYLQDHPENFRYDKALSREQNNKKGGKMYVQDKIEEYSDEIFKLLDNGAHIYFCGLKGMMPGIQETLKRVAEERGESWDVKLSQLKKNKQWHVEVY; from the exons ATGGCTCATTCCGCCATTGCTAAG ATTTCTGTTGCTGCTCCTGTGACAAATGATTACTTTGTGAAAGGATCTACTTATAAG ACTTCAAATGTTAGTTTTGGAAGCAAATCATGGGCAGCGGCCTACACAGTAGATCTGAGAAAGAACTCAAGACTGAGAAATCAGTCGGTAGTATGCATGTCTGTGCAGCAAACTGCCACACCTAAAGTTGCAGTTACGCCACTACATCTTGAAGAGACTAAAGAACCTCCCATGCACCTGTACAAGGCTAAGGAACCATACACTGCAACCATTGTTTCTGTTGACAGGATTGTGGGTCCAAAGGCTCCTGGAGAAACATGCCATATTGTGATAGATCATGATGGTAATGTTCCCTACTGGGAAGGACAGAGTTATGGTGTTATCCCTCCG GGCGAGAATCCCAAAAAGCCTGGAAATCCTCACAATGTGCGTCTTTATTCCATTGCCTCTACAAGGTATGGAGACAATTTTGATGGAAAAACTGCAAGTTTGTGTGTTCGTCGCGCTGTCTACTATGATCCTGAGACTGGCAAAGAAGATCCTTCAAAGAACGGTATATGCAGCAATTTCCTCTGCAATGCCAAGCCTGGAGACAAGGTCCAAATTGCAG GTCCTTCCGGCAAGGTAATGCTTTTGCCTGAAGAGGATCCAGCAGCCACCCACATAATGATAGCAACAGGAACGGGCGTTGCTCCATACAGAGGCTATCTCCGGCGCATGTTCATGGAAAACGTTCCCACATACAAGTTTAAAGGCCTTGCTTGGCTTTTCCTCGGGGTGGCCAATAATGACAGTCTTTTATACGACGAAGAATTCACTAAATATTTACAAGACCACCCGGAAAATTTCCGTTATGACAAGGCTCTTAGCAGGGAGCAAAACAACAAGAAAGGCGGAAAAATGTATGTTCAAGACAAGATCGAGGAGTACAGCGATGAAATCTTTAAGCTGCTCGACAATGGGGCCCACATTTACTTCTGTGGGCTGAAAGGAATGATGCCCGGGATTCAAGAAACCCTGAAGAGAGTTGCTGAGGAGAGAGGCGAGAGCTGGGACGTGAAACTTTCTCAGTTGAAGAAGAACAAGCAGTGGCATGTAGAGGTATATTGA